One window of the Sebastes umbrosus isolate fSebUmb1 chromosome 1, fSebUmb1.pri, whole genome shotgun sequence genome contains the following:
- the ccdc66 gene encoding LOW QUALITY PROTEIN: coiled-coil domain-containing protein 66 (The sequence of the model RefSeq protein was modified relative to this genomic sequence to represent the inferred CDS: inserted 2 bases in 1 codon; deleted 3 bases in 3 codons; substituted 2 bases at 2 genomic stop codons) produces the protein MVLRRIQQSSCPSGLERLNILSSRQPSLCGRICRERSVQARQQAGRHRATKSKAGGAAASFTSNTNTTGGRHHLXHHQDTXASQEGNVKVVAKVKSDRHNKSLLLDPLRANGKTAQPQNRGTRAGGKGGLKDTLASGDAGPKDSVVCLTSEQLQQILHTVQTNGQHPADDHRTQGSGSDGNITMTVATDVSSLPSLSLSGCPFSWLEERQSDSRAAIGAKKAQWRRELDEQLALKQQQQQQQRSAPGRLQAEEDTLSVFSVQTSVSHRDQPAAIRSSLRLGEGHPMEEVLNVERKEEQRRRWLEELDRQKEETSERRRREKVLHSQTEDHELWAAHFDSLQRRPPVQTATPSAPSAPPPAPSNGSERGEWEPSSSLSLVWDAMSSCGAESVGGASIDTTIGYPSIASHLRTMTALLDPAQIEXRERRRLKQLEQQRAIEAQMEERRQQREREEARRRKEEEEEERRVAHEREMLERMHKLDTQRERQKSSHQAEQPKTDQDAGGHQETLEPSAVTRQGESLEEVNCSASPYKDTAVQTEAAPSLPLRVHTSDVSAQYQPPPSLSAAPPNSRNRAVRTGKENICLPGAGGAGGGGGGGGGGGGGDPYEAFARTDRSKRDKRRPEWNTQRPSRRFVPASERYPAPLQRNRQENRQRRQAELLALQERTCLSRTDPPPPPPHQHQEPRLGFNPTQTRTSPTRKVEGVSRGHSISAAINTERGLSPPVPAVRDRIQSQQAPPSSIAPPPPLVQEFIPYVRTHEVFNLDPLEPADTPPPHTHTEAPPQSSASPPAPSHRLLPPELLRNTQTHRQQEILRGLAQLRQGLLQKQRELETDLNPLLKRHDNEHRPPSATHRK, from the exons ATG gtGTTAAGAAGAATCCAGCAAAG CAGCTGTCCCTCAGGCCTAGAGCGGCTAAACATCCTGAGCTCCAGGCAGCCGTCCCTGTGTGGGAGGATTTGCAGGGAGAGGAGCGTCCAGGCCCGGCAGCAGGCGGGGAGGCACAGAGCAACCAAGAGCAAGGCAGGAGGAGCAGCCGCCTCCTTCACttccaacaccaacaccaccgGGGGGAGACACCACCTCTGACATCACCAAGACACATGAGCATCACAAGAGGGCAACGTCAAAGTTGTGGCCAAG GTGAAGTCAGACAGACACAACAAATCACTACTGTTGGATCCATTGAGAGCCAATGGGAAAACAGCACAGCCTCAGAATAGAGGGACACGA GCCGGTGGAAAGGGTGGACTAAAAGACACGCTGGCCAGTGGGGATGCAGGACCGAAGGACAGCGTGGTGTGTCTGACCAGTGAGCAGCTACAGCAGATCCTCCACACGGTCCAGACCAACGGCCAACACCCAGCAGACGACCACAGGACCCAGGGTAGTGGTAGTGATGGTAATATAACAATGACCGTGGCTACAGACGTATCATCGCTTCCCTCCTTATC GTTGTCTGGATGTCCATTCAGCTGGCTGGAGGAGCGACAGTCAGACAGCAGAGCGGCCATCGGCGCCAAGAAGGCTCAGTGGAGGAGAGAACtag atGAGCAACTGGcactgaagcagcagcagcagcagcagcagcgttcgGCTCCTGGCAGACTCCAG GCTGAGGAGGACACATTGAGTGTGTTCTCAGTTCAGACCTCCGTCAGCCACAGAGATCAGCCTGCGGCCATCAGATCCAGCCTCAGACTCGGG GAGGGTCACCCGATGGAGGAGGTGCTGAATGtc gagaggaaagaggagcagaggagacgctggctggaggagctggaccgGCAGAAAGAGGAGACGAGTGAA CGCAGGAGACGAGAGAAAGTGCTGCATAGCCAG ACGGAGGACCACGAGCTCTGGGCCGCACACTTTGACTCTCTGCAGAGACGGCCTCCTGTGCAGACTGCAACTCCATCAGCTCCATCAGCTCCACCTCCAGCCCCGTCAAATGGCTCTGAGCGAGGGGAGTGGGAGCCCTCGTCCAGCCTGTCCCTGGTCTGGGATGCCATGAGCAGCTGTGGAGCAGAGAGTGTAGGGGGGGCCAGCATAGATACCACCATCGGATACCCGTCCATAGCCAG CCATCTGAGGACCATGACCGCCCTGCTGGACCCCGCCCagataga gagagagaggaggaggctgaaacagctggagcagcag CGAGCGATCGAGGCCCAAATGGAGGAGCGTCGGCAGCAGAGGGAgcgagaggaggcgaggaggagaaaggaggaggaggaagaagagaggagggtggCGCATGAGAGGGAGATGCTGGAGAGAATGCACAAGCtggacacacagagggagaggcagAAG tcGAGCCACCAGGCAGAGCAGCCAAAGACAGACCAAGATGCTGGAGGACATCAGGAGACGCTGGAGCCCAGCG CAGTTACCAGGCAGGGCGAGTCTTTGGAGGAGGTCAATTGTTCAGCCTCCCCGTACAAAGACACTGCTGTACAGACAG AAGCAGCTCCCTCTCTACCGCTCAGAGTTCACACTTCTGACGTCTCTGCACAGTACCAGCCCCCTCCTTCTctgtctgctgctcctccaaaCAGCAGGAACCGCGCAGTGAGAACAGGCAAGGAGAACATCTGTCTGCCAGGAGCaggtggagcaggaggaggaggaggaggaggaggaggaggtggaggaggagaccCCTATGAGGCGTTTGCCAGGACAGATAGGAGcaagagagacaagaggaggccGGAGTGGAACACACAGAG GCCCAGCCGTCGGTTCGTTCCAGCCTCGGAGCGTTACCCGGCCCCTCTGCAGAGGAACAGACAGGAGAATCGACAGAGGAGGCAGGCTGAGCTCCTCGCTCTGCAGGAGAGGACCTGTCTGTCCAGGAccgaccctcctcctcctcctcctcatcagcaCCAGGAGCCTCGTCTCGGCTTCAACCCCACACAGACCAGAACCAGTCCCACCAGGAAG GTGGAGGGTGTTTCCAGAGGACACAGCATCTCAGCAGCCATCAACACTGAAAG GGGGCTCTCTCCTCCCGTCCCTGCTGTCCGAGACAGAATTCAGAGTCAGCAGGCACCACCCTCCTCCAtagctccacctcctcctctggtCCAGGAGTTCATTCCTTATGTCCGGACTCATGAAGTCTTCAACCTGGATCCACTGGAGCCTGCTGACacccccccaccacacacacacacag AAGCTCCTCCGCAGAGCTCAgcgtctcctcctgctccctCACATCGACTCCTCCCCCCTGAACTGCTTCGTAACACTCAAACTCACCGACAGCAGGAGATCCTGAGAGGTCTGGCCCAGCTACGgcag ggcTTATTACAGAAGCAGAGAGAGTTGGAGACGGATCTGAATCCTCTACTGAAGCGCCACGACAACGAACACCGGCCGCCCTCGGCAACGCACCGcaagtga
- the LOC119477418 gene encoding uncharacterized protein LOC119477418 isoform X2, which yields MASSWPRLEELLQNFTRLVGYHDIKDRQPIIDDMLAPKGLGGQLSRSDSVSGSERSPSIFPEHIHPLSSCDQPQHLLQQSGSTLPTLSHLSDQLVPDASCKDGVPHHSDTDFEVLRLAISQLRAERQAQQQQQLDSQAELSISSLKSFLPEVICTGSGHTTPLSAQGCPTELVNVTHDRNAVAATLEMIHSALQQEPVEERRREDRSKTPTEGRRRGGGGEAGDQRDGTPVRVVGLLGGNRGPSNSDTSTPSPSQSTAAVTGPSTQTDSTNDWREKANQQGEPVFPEAAEPAAAAASSSTTACPVDGDRLRDIQLGQEQPIRGEGAPAGNSTASGTKIQQPQQHLQQLNNQPLQPSSSHLQHSQQQQWGAGFLQPPHLQTPHLPQFPNQTFSRGPMLGPMTALGGGLMGPMPVWPGGLGPAGAAALVWGFQQASRDFTGPRPLGVYHNPAGQGSSRYRGGQRGGGFNGM from the exons GTCTCGGGGGGCAGCTGAGTCGTAGTGATTCTGTGTCAGGCTCTGAGCGCTCTCCCTCTATCTTCCCAGAACACATCCATCCCCTCTCCTCCTGTGACCAACCCCAACATCTCCTCCAGCAGTCGGGCTCCACCCTCCCCACTCTCTCCCATCTGTCCGACCAGCTCGTCCCGGACGCCTCCTGTAAGGACGGTGTGCCGCACCATTCAGACACAGACTTTGAGGTTCTTCGACTGGCTATCTCACAGTTACGGGCTGAGCGTcaggcgcagcagcagcagcagttggaCTCTCAGGCAGAGTTGAGCATCAGCTCCCTCAAAAGCTTCCTTCCCGAAGTCATTTGTACAGGTAGCGGTCACACCACCCCTCTTTCAGCTCAAGGATGTCCCACCGAGTTGGTGAATGTCACTCATGACAGGAATGCAGTGGCAGCCACTCTGGAGATGATTCACTCAGCATTGCAACAGGAGCCggtggaggagagaaggagggaggacagATCAAAGACTCCCACAGAGggacggaggagaggaggaggaggagaggctggaGATCAGAGAGATGGTACTCCAGTAAGAGTGGTGGGGTTACTGGGAGGAAACCGGGGTCCCAGTAATAGTGACACATCCACCCCTTCGCCCAGTCAAAGTACAGCTGCAGTGACAGGGCCAAGTACACAGACAGACTCAACCAATGACTGGAGAGAGAAAGCCAACCAACAAGGAGAACCTGTATTTCCAGAAGCAGctgaacctgctgctgctgcagcctcctcCAGTACCACAGCTTGTCCTGTAGATGGCGACAGATTGAG AGACATACAGTTGGGCCAGGAACAGCCAATAAGAGGAGAGGGAGCACCAGCTGGCAACAGCACTGCCAGTGGCACCAAG ATCCAGCAGCCCCAACAACATCTGCAGCAACTGAACAACCAGCCGCTCCAGCCGAGTTCGTCACATCTACaacacagccagcagcagcagtggggcGCCGGCTTCCTGCAGCCCCCCCACCTGCAGACCCCCCACCTGCCTCAATTCCCGAACCAGACTTTCTCCCGTGGCCCCATGTTGGGGCCCATGACTGCCCTGGGGGGTGGCCTCATGGGGCCCATGCCTGTTTGGCCAGGGGGCCTGGGCCCCGCAGGTGCTGCTGCCCTGGTCTGGGGCTTCCAACAGGCCAGCAGGGACTTCACTGGTCCTAGACCGCTGGGGGTGTACCACAACCCTGCAGGTCAGGGCAGCAGCAGGTACAGAGGAGGGCAAAGAGGAGGAGGCTTTAATGGGATGTAG
- the LOC119477418 gene encoding uncharacterized protein LOC119477418 isoform X1 produces MASSWPRLEELLQNFTRLVGYHDIKDRQPIIDDMLAPKGLGGQLSRSDSVSGSERSPSIFPEHIHPLSSCDQPQHLLQQSGSTLPTLSHLSDQLVPDASCKDGVPHHSDTDFEVLRLAISQLRAERQAQQQQQLDSQAELSISSLKSFLPEVICTGSGHTTPLSAQGCPTELVNVTHDRNAVAATLEMIHSALQQEPVEERRREDRSKTPTEGRRRGGGGEAGDQRDGTPVRVVGLLGGNRGPSNSDTSTPSPSQSTAAVTGPSTQTDSTNDWREKANQQGEPVFPEAAEPAAAAASSSTTACPVDGDRLRDIQLGQEQPIRGEGAPAGNSTASGTKTITGGEDGPDRESLFQVHLLPPDCGRKLTLHDHVSPTTPALTENKGEESNLEIQGTAQLGPAKNHEQRLQLYNRNGDKFSYRQLSNPVVWKDITYARPGWTPDHIPYLKPGNQYLELKANSTVVFTGMAPPNGKGQRRMACGVTCYNHEEGPWCEIQSQNGARICILAIPPPNARIPAQMRQRPLGQDAGEESVLREPRVHSASAPYMSQ; encoded by the exons GTCTCGGGGGGCAGCTGAGTCGTAGTGATTCTGTGTCAGGCTCTGAGCGCTCTCCCTCTATCTTCCCAGAACACATCCATCCCCTCTCCTCCTGTGACCAACCCCAACATCTCCTCCAGCAGTCGGGCTCCACCCTCCCCACTCTCTCCCATCTGTCCGACCAGCTCGTCCCGGACGCCTCCTGTAAGGACGGTGTGCCGCACCATTCAGACACAGACTTTGAGGTTCTTCGACTGGCTATCTCACAGTTACGGGCTGAGCGTcaggcgcagcagcagcagcagttggaCTCTCAGGCAGAGTTGAGCATCAGCTCCCTCAAAAGCTTCCTTCCCGAAGTCATTTGTACAGGTAGCGGTCACACCACCCCTCTTTCAGCTCAAGGATGTCCCACCGAGTTGGTGAATGTCACTCATGACAGGAATGCAGTGGCAGCCACTCTGGAGATGATTCACTCAGCATTGCAACAGGAGCCggtggaggagagaaggagggaggacagATCAAAGACTCCCACAGAGggacggaggagaggaggaggaggagaggctggaGATCAGAGAGATGGTACTCCAGTAAGAGTGGTGGGGTTACTGGGAGGAAACCGGGGTCCCAGTAATAGTGACACATCCACCCCTTCGCCCAGTCAAAGTACAGCTGCAGTGACAGGGCCAAGTACACAGACAGACTCAACCAATGACTGGAGAGAGAAAGCCAACCAACAAGGAGAACCTGTATTTCCAGAAGCAGctgaacctgctgctgctgcagcctcctcCAGTACCACAGCTTGTCCTGTAGATGGCGACAGATTGAG AGACATACAGTTGGGCCAGGAACAGCCAATAAGAGGAGAGGGAGCACCAGCTGGCAACAGCACTGCCAGTGGCACCAAG ACCATTACCGGAGGGGAAGACGGGCCCGACAGGGAAAGCCTCTTCCAGGTGCATCTTCTACCACCTGATTGCGGAAGGAAGTTGACTCTTCACGACCATGTCTCACCGACCACACCGGCACTGACGGAAAACAAGGGGGAAGAAAGCAACCTGGAAATACAGGGGACTGCTCAACTAGGCCCTGCCAAGAACCATGAACAACGTCTGCAGCTGTACAACCGCAACGGTGACAAATTCAGCTATAGACAGCTTTCAAATCCCGTTGTCTGGAAGGATATCACCTATGCCAGACCAGGATGGACACCAGACCACATACCATATCTCAAGCCTGGCAACCAGTATTTGGAGCTCAAGGCTAACAGCACTGTTGTCTTTACTGGCATGGCACCGCCAAATGGAAAAGGTCAGAGGAGGATGGCCTGTGGAGTAACCTGTTACAACCACGAAGAAGGCCCTTGGTGTGAGATCCAGTCCCAGAATGGTGCCAGGATCTGTATCCTTGCCATCCCTCCGCCAAACGCCCGGATCCCAGCTCAGATGAGGCAGAGACCACTGGGACAGGATGCAGGAGAAGAGAGTGTGCTGCGAGAGCCAAGAGTGCATTCTGCCAGTGCTCCCTACATGAGCCAGTAA